In the Candidatus Bathyarchaeia archaeon genome, CGCAGCAAAACTTTGCTTAAACTGGGACAACGCACGCCTATTCACATTCCACAATAATACAAGTAAGGAAAAGAAACGTGAGCTTTTCCAGGCTGTCAAGGCGGGCAAAACCGTGCTTGTGCTGCCTGACCCGAACACTTTTACGCCCTCAGAAATCGCAGCTTTCCTTCTCGAAGAGGGGGCAGACAAAAAAACCTCCGTTGCAGTGTGCACAAATTTGACGCTGCCCAACGAGAAAACCGTTAAGGCAACATTGGATGAGGTTTCAAAGCAAAAGTTTCCGCCGCTATGTGTAGTGGCAATTAACAGCAATTCACAGTAACCAAACCAATAATAGGTTACAGTAGAGGCCGATTCGACATGTGGTCTTTCAAGACGCCTGGAATCCCAGATGACAGGTTCATCCAAAGTGAGGAAGTTCCTGGACCCACCAAAGAAGAAATCCGAGTGATAACCCTCTCCAAAGCTCGACTCCGCGAAGGAGACGTTGTAGTGGATGTGGGCTGCGGCACCGGAGGCTTAACCGTCGAAGCAGCCCTGCAGGTGGCACCAACAGGAAAAATCTACGCCATAGACGAAAATCCCAAAGCCCTCCAATTAACCCGCAGCAACGCTGCAAAGTTTGGTGTACAAGGGGTTATTGAGGCAACGTTGGGGGCGGCTCCCGATGCGCTGCTCAACTTGCCGCCTGCAGACGCCATACTTTTCGGCGGAAGCCGTGCACTCAAAGAAACCATCCACACAGCCCACACCAAGCTGAAGCCAAAGGGCAGAATCGTCGTGAACGCCATTTTGCTGGAAACCG is a window encoding:
- the cbiT gene encoding precorrin-6Y C5,15-methyltransferase (decarboxylating) subunit CbiT encodes the protein MWSFKTPGIPDDRFIQSEEVPGPTKEEIRVITLSKARLREGDVVVDVGCGTGGLTVEAALQVAPTGKIYAIDENPKALQLTRSNAAKFGVQGVIEATLGAAPDALLNLPPADAILFGGSRALKETIHTAHTKLKPKGRIVVNAILLETAATALEQVKKAGFVEVDVVEVFVAKGKTVGSGTMMLARNPIKIISATKEL